The window TCGATTGACGGACAACTCCTACAAGCTGTTCGCCGCCGACCCGACGCCCGGTCACGACCCAGTTCAGCTCATTCGGAAGTCAAAATCAACAAGCCAGCTAGCCGGCACGCCGGCGCGGGACTTTCTGACCGAAGACGAGGTTCCCAAGGAAAAGTCGGCGGAGAAGCCGGCGGAGAAGCCGGCGGATGAAACAAAAGGGCCCAAGGACCACAGCAAGCCGCACAACTCGGAgcaagcgacggcggccaccgCCACTGATGACGGCCAGGCGCAGAAGGAGGGCGCTTCGAAAGAGCGAAAGGAGGTTATCCGTGGCCCTTGGCGAATTCTTCGTCTCTTGCCACGCGAGAGCCGGCACATTACTCACCGCATGCTTGACATCAACCCCGAGACCCGTGCAAAGATGGACGAGATCCTCCAGGAGTCATGGATAGCGGATACGGTCATCTGCCAGCAGCTTGAGAATGGCGATGTTATATCCGCCGAGGATCACACGCATGTCCTGGAGCCGCCTGCTTCTCAGCCGCAAAATAAAAGCTGAATGAGAAGCGATCGATATGTAGATCCGTTGGATCATTTTCTTTATTTTCCTCTCCTCTCGGCGTTTGAATAGGACGGACGGAGCGACTTGTTGGGCAACGTACATTGGGGATGGAATCATGACACTTTGCAGGGGCGCAGAAGCGAGTGCAGTTGACGATCAATTAGAGAAAGGTCGCAGGGCCAAGTGACATATCGAGACAAAAGACTCTTTGCCTGTAGAGATTTGTACATAGTTGCAATAAATATACATCGCCCAAGCGATGATTTCCTCTCAGACCACAGCACTCACTCATACTGTATTAACCGACAAATATCAGTAACTGCAAGCAAGTTCgtttactgtacggagtactgataGTAAGGTAAAATTAATACGTGAAAATTGCACTGAGGGgaacttgtacaggtacggggcacataataataatacgtgtactccgtactccgtacagtgcactgtactccgtacttacagctTACAGCAGTACttagatgtacttgcaactattACAGtgcttaagtaagtaatacttgagTAGTACTCAgacgcaagtacagcgcCCAATGAGAGTGAGTGGAGCTGGAGGAGCAGCGTGCTGGATGGGCATCGGAATCGGGGAAATCTGGTGCCGGGTGCTGCGTGTCGGTGAGGAAACCTCCCGAAAAAATTGCTGGGCTGTATGGAAGCTGTTCGAAGATCGAGAGATCCACCTCTCGCAATTCCAGGTATTAACAAACAACACCCCCGGCAGCTGTTCATACCCCTTCATCCATTTAATCAACTCTCCTCGAAAAACCGTACAACCTCCTCGAAACTGTACGATAAATAATCACAATGGTAAGCCCTCATTGCTGCTTCCAAGCCAACCCCAGGGTGGAGGCCGTTCTCCTTCCTCCCGGCGACAAACGCTGCTGGTGGCACCCGACTGGTGATTGTGATGCACCAAGTACCCGGCAAGACGGAGTGTGTGCTGGACGCCGTGACGCAGAGCTGACGCGTGAACGTGACAGGCCACCTCCATCCGATCGATCCGCAGCCTTGCTCCCCTCCTGGACCGTGTCCTGGTCCAGCgcgtcaaggccgaggccaagacggccaGCGGCATCTTTCTTCCCGAGTCGAGCGTCGAGAAGCtcaacgaggccaaggtcaTGGCGGTCGGCCCCGGTGCCCTGGACAAGAAGGGCAACCGGCTGCCGATGggcgtcagcgtcggcgaCCGTGTCCTGATCCCCCAGGTAAGCTGGCTCGACCCGCCGTCTCTCGCCGGGCCATGTACTGACCGGAACGGTAGTTTGGTGGTTCGcccgtcaaggccggcgaggaggagtaCCAGCTGTTCCGCGACAGCGAGTAAGTGGGATCCGATCGTTTACGTGCGGCGGGAAACTGACAGCCTCACAGGATCCTGGCCAAGATCAACGAGTAAGATGTCGAAGCGACGAAAAAAAAACGACTGTACCATAATGTACCATACGAAAACCCGACGGTCGAGATTAAGCGATGGGTGTGGGTTTCTTCCATGGACCAGGGGGAGGGCGACGTACTGCAAGGCTTCGTGGGGCGGTTGTGTATGTACGAGGCAGCTTTGTGAGCTCGCGGGTGGGCTCAAAAGTCTCGCAGCAAGTTCATGTTCAATCTCCAATCAACCGTCCTTGTTGATATCGATGGCCCTGTTTGCATACATGGAAGCATTGGACCTGGATGGCTCACGGCTCGAGGCAGGGCCGATCCCCTATGGCCTTTGCCTGTAGGCTTCCTTCCCTTGGCTGACCACGGGTCGAGTAGTGTTGCGGTCGTGTATCACAACATGGGGGTGATTCGAGTTCCGACTGCTCCATGGAGAGCAGTTTATTGCGCCGAAGGATTTGTGTCGGATATAGCACCAGCCATTTGGCAACAGGCAGATGGGGAAAGCTGAGGGCCATTCCACTGGCTGTCGACTCCTCCTCGTTGGCTCCCGAGACATTCAAGGACCTTTCATCAGCAGGCCAAAGCTCGGCCGACACGACTTCCACCGGGGCACGGATCGGAGCGGGAGCCAATAGTGGAGGAAGATGCTTCCAGGGGCCAAGCGCTTACTCGTGGCCGCAGCCTTTATTCACTTCACCAGTCGCACGCACTGAAGCGCCTTGTCAGCCCGTGCCCATGCAGGCCGGCCCGCTTTGACGACCGAGTTGCGTTTGGCCGATTCATTACGGACCCTAGGAACTCGTTTCGTGTTTGATGAATGGTGGGGGCGAGACGGATGGTTGGTCGTCGGTGCCAATACATTCATCTTGCTCGAGTCAATTGCCGGGTGAGTTGGCTGTGTGAAATGAGACGATTCTCGTCCCGTCACTTGATGGTCAGTAGCCCTGCGAGGTAAGAAGACGTTGTGACGACAGATATTGGTCAAGACGGTGATGGCTCGGCGTGTATATAatcgccatggccgctcTCAAGCCTTGCAACTACAGTTCCATTCATTCGCGTGGATTCATACCGCTTTGCTTTTCTCTTTTTTTTGCCGCTCTGTTTTCCATCTTCCTGGCCTCGGCACGTTGTCGAAGACATTCCTTCTCAAATCACTGAACAGCAATCCGTTCACTTTCTTTCACGTCCTCTGACAAAGTGGGAGCAACGGTTCGTCTGCCCTTGACCGGACGACACTGACTTGTTCAATTCTGTAACAACCAACTCTCTTTCCATTTTCCCTCTCCCTCGCTCACTCTTTCGTTTGACGCTTCCGGCCACCTTTCTCCTACACCCTACCTCTCCTCTCGCTTGTGCACGTACGCACACTCCTCCATCATTCGAACTTGCTCAGGAGGCCGAAGCCAAGGCGCGACGTCAAACACAGAAACGCACACAATGAAATTCATAGTCACTGCTTTTGGCCTCAGCTCGCTGGCGAGTGCCCACACCATCTTTACGACCCTCTTCGTCAACGGCAAGAGTCAGGGCGATGGCACATGCGTGCGGATGCCCCTTGACGGGGCCACTTCGACCGGACCGGTGTATCCCATCACGGGTGACGACATGGCTTGCGGTAAGCGTCGtgcctcggcatcgtcggatcgaaagcgacgacgggaaaGATGGCTCGGCACTGACATGATGCAGGGCGAAACGGTGGTGACGCCGTCAAGTTCACCTGCCCGGCACCCCGGGCGTCGACGCTCACGTTCCAGTTCCGGATCTGGTCCAACGGAGAGAAGCCAGGCGTGATAGACAAAAGCCATCTCGGCCCCTGCGCGGTCTACCTCAAAAAGGTCACGGACATGTACAAGGACAAGCCTGCAGGCTCGGGCTGGTTCAAGATCTGGGAGGATGGGCTGGACACCAAGACGGGTCAATGGTGCGTCAACCGGCTCATCGACAACAAAGGCCTCCTGTCCGTCAAGCTCCCGGCCGGATTGCCTTCCGGGTACTACCTCGTGCGGCCGGAGATTCTCGCGCTGCAAAACGTTCCGCAGGGTGATCCGCAGTTCTACCTCGGCTGCGCCCAGATCTTTGTGCAGGATGGTCCGCAGACGGAGCTCCAGATCCCGAGCGGCCACGAAGCCAGCATCCCCGGACACGTCAACGCGTCCACGCCGGGACTCACTTACAACATCTACGAAAAGGGCCAGGGAGAATACCTGATCCCCGGCCCGAAAGTCTACATTCCCGGAGGCTACGACGGGAAGGATGCGAAGTCGGAAGCCAgcggggacggcggcgccggagcGAAGCAGGAGCAGAAGCAGGGCAAGGTGCCCAACGACTGCGTTGTCAAGAACGCCAACTGGTGCGCCAAGCCGCTGCCGGCATACGAGACGGAGGACGGATGCTGGGCCGCGACGAAGGCGTGCTACGACCAGGGCCAGACGTGCTGGGACAGCGCGCCACCGAGCGGCGATGCAAACTGCAAACTGTGGCAGGATTACTGCAAGACGATCGAGGGGGCGTGCCAGGCTCGGAAGACGCAGGGCCCACCCAAGTTTGATGGTGTCGAGAAGACGACTCCCGTGTCGGCCGAGATGCTTCAGCCGTGGAACGACGTGTTCAAGGGGCAGTCTGGAGCAGGCGACGGAGTGAAGAGtgtcgcctcgacgccgtcgccgatggcgaccACATTGGTCAAAGTCACCTCCACCAGCGTgccaggcggcgaggaggagaccACTGGCGTCGCGGGCGGAGAGGAAGAGGCCACTGGCGTGCcaggtggcgaggacgagacggcgccTAAGCCTacgaggacggtgacggccaCATACGTGGGCACACTTCCGACGGCAGTCTACCCTGCTCCCCCCGATGTCGCGGGTTCGTCTTCGACCGGAGGATTCTCCTCTGCCGTTCCTGTCGAGTCCGAGACAGACCCTGTCAAGGTGTCGGTGGACGGGAGGTGCGGCGGTTCGTCGGGGCAGACGTGCAAGGGCAGCGTGCATGGCAATTGCTGCTCGAGCAAGGGCTGGTGTGGGAGGACAACAAGATACTGCGGCTGCGGATGCCAGCCGGGTTTTGGAGACTGTCCGAAGCAAGGTGCTCGGTGAAGGACAAtcgccgcagccgccatCTCGATCGACAAGCGGAGGTCCAAGGCGAAAGGCGACGTTCGATATTTGCACTCCGACGATGATTGCAGGGTATCTGAAAAGGTTTGAGCGCGCGATTACGATCAGGAAGGGGTCTCTCTCTTCGTTTTTTACTTCTCTCTCCCCTTTTCGATCAAATTTCACTCTCCTCCAAGCAGCATCTACTCGTAAATATTGCATGGAGATGTTTGTTCGCCACCGCCATCAGCGTAGCAATCTATCATTCTGGCCACTGTGTGCGTGTCAGCGGCTGGCACGCCAAACCGAGAAGCGACGTTCAATTTCCGCAGGACGGTCGAGAAGGGAGTCGACGATGCAACCGGTGATGTGTCGGCGAGCTAGGAGGTTGTTGCACAGCGAAGTTATATTGCTGTGCCATGTGAGGTAATACTGGACTTCTGGCACCACTCCCGTACCTGATTGTATACTAGAACTTGTGCAAGCATGGTATGAGCATGGACTTACTTGTAGGCTCATACTACatacaatacagtacaagtagttgcaagtacaaacagagtacggagtaatactgctgcagtacttgtacggagtaacggagtaattactccgtacctacttgcTGTAAGGACCGTGATTGATCAATACAAGCAACtacgtgtgcatgtgcggagtactgtacggtgtactccattaatagtactccgtattactgcactgcaGCCTGTAGGGAAGCCTGTAGGGAATGGCCCTACACCCTGTTCATAGTGGGCTCAGCCAGAGCGTGTCCCCCTCACGACAACGATCCCCAGAGCTTCCACGACACTCCTGGATCTTGATTTTGCTGCACGTCTtactgcacagtaatacACTTATGTATTATGACTTTCTTGGGCCATCTTAGGAACTTCAAGGCACCCATAGTTATGCGTCCTCCGAATAGGTCGCACACGGACATGGCCTCGTTTCGCTTCAATCATGGATGCGATTTGCAACAAACTGTGCCCCCGCCGATGAtctaatacttgtacttgggtgcacaCAAGCGCACACgttcagtacatgtactatccatgtactccgtatatccTCGGGTCCATTTTGCCTCAGCGCCATCATCAGGCACCGCTGGCCGAATGCGGATAGGTGGCATGCGTGAGTGCGCGCCCTGTTCCAGGCCTGCTCCGGCTCAGCTCCGGGCCGGTCTCGCCTGTCTGCGGAACGTCGTCATCCCATCCTCCCCCGTTCTCCAGCCACGGAATGGCTGAGCCACCCCACCCGCTAATACCGTGTTGCCGCGCCTCCTCCCTTCTCTCGCTCGCTTCTCCACTGGTTGTCAGTCTTTGCTCGACTTCCCTGGGCAACAAACGGCTACGAACGCCAGACGAAAGCACCAACCGATCCGGGACCTCGATCTTTGTCCAGTCCCCAGCCTGCCTCTTGGCACAAAGCCAGGCCTTTACCGTGCCATCGCCCGCCCTTTCTCGGGTCCAGGAACCAAGCGACCAGGTGCAGCGGAGGAGCGCTGGGCGTAGCCAGTAGTAGCGGTAACATGATCCCATGATCCCATGATCCCATAACATCGCCCGCGCTTCCCCAtaatattacggagttaACGGAGTGTGTGCAGCACAGCACTCTGTACCTGTAAATGACTACTGCTAATCTGCTAGCGAGTGTCAGTACTGGGCACCAATGCACtaattaagtactaggtagtatgAACAAAGCACTTAGTCGTACACCTTCTACctaccgagtacttactatacCTACTGTAGTGGCTAGTACCAgctcctactagtagtattagaTGCTTGCcgcaagtgtacttactgtcgCCTGTAGGCATACGGGGCGTGCTTACGAGTGCGACTAGGTTctaggtacttacctgccgtacttacttgcagtacggagcactgcagCGCACTTCACTCAGTACGGTGTACTTTCTTGTGCCCGCCACTGCCTAGCACCCCTGCCCCGCCATGTCCCCTGAAGCTCCACTGTTCCCACTGAACGCGCTCTAGGCCGACAGGGGAagcgacggccgccacgtTGTCAACGGCATCCAGAGACCACCGAATCCGTCCAAACTTCCTTCTGTGGCTAcgagcagtacggagcactgcgtactaagtaggtacctacctgtacctacttacagtgctgcaagtacctgctaggtgtgcctgtaagtacttactgtacagtgcgtACGGTACTAGTGCCGCTGTAcgccatgcaagtactcgcaaCATACTGTACGgccagcaagtacggagtacggagtacacacaCTTCACACATTGCTGCTCGTGCACACCACCTCCCATCATCGACTGTGCACCACCCAAGCACGCCAACGCCAACCCGACGAGCGAAGAAAGTTGATTGATCGATCGCAGCCACCATCTCGTCAATCACATCCCCCCTCCCCGAGAGACGAGACCTTTCCTCCGTCCTCTTCCTTTTCTCTCCTCCGCCATCGCAATCCCCTCCCATCGCCAGACCGGCCGACGTTCCACGCACGAGACTTGTCCCGCCACCTGCTGGGTGACGCCGAGCCCTCCGCTCCAATGATGCCCAATAATCGCAATTATGACTTCCTGGTACGTCGCCCGCTTCCCTCCCTGCACGTGCGTGGCAGCGTCGATGGCCACAAAGTCCGTCCTCCTCCGCGACCGTCCtcctctcgacggcggcggcggcggaggcggaggcgccctctgacgccctcgccccggcccccaacgacggcggctgaCGCTGACGACCCGCAGATCAAGCTGTTGCTGATAGGCGACTCCGGCGTCGGGAAGTCGTGCTGCCTGCTTCGCTTCAGCGAGGACTCCTTCACACCCTCcttcatcaccaccatcggCATCGACTTCAAGATCCGGACCATCGAGCTCGATGGGAAGCGCGTCAAGCTGCAGATCTGGGACACGGCCGGCCAGGAGCGCTTCCGCACCATCACAACCGCCTACTACCGCGGCGCCATGGGCATCCTGCTAGTATACGACGTCACCGACGAGCGATCCTTTAACAGTTCGTATCCCTCCGAGCCGTGCCGACGATGCACGGACGGGCCGAGGCTGGAGGCGGACGGCCTGACGCTGACGGGACCGCAGACATCCGAACCTGGTTCCAAAACGTCGAGCAACACGCCACCGAGGGCGTCAACAAGATCCTCATCGGCAACAAGTGTGACTGGGAGGACAAGAGGGTCGTCTCGCAAGAACAAGGCCaggcgctcgccgacgagctgggcATCCCCTTCCTCGAAGTCTCGGCCAAGAGCAACATCAACATCGACAAGGCCTTCTacaacctcgccgccgacatcAAGAAGCGGCTCATCGACAGCTCCAAGAACGAcccgtcggccggctcgggcatcaacgtcggcgacaagggcgacggcggcatgggCGGCAAGTGCTGCtgagccggcggcgcccatCGCTCCGTCCACTCGACCGGCCCATCCCTCCGATCCTGGGCGCCCGTGGTCGGGGGcaagagcggcggcggcgacgacgacataCCGGACGCCTGGTGCTTTGACAAACACCAGGCTGGGGAACGACAGCatggcacgacgacgacgacgacgacgacgacgacgagagcgatgCTCCTCTCTACCAATTTTTATTTTGCCGCCTTTGCCAATCACGCCCTCGACCCCAACACTTTCCGGCCACCAAGATGAGGAGCGATGGCGGTCGGAGTTTTGATTTTGCACTTTCAAATGGCTTCTAATACAATCCTCGCCGTGTGCCAGTGCGCGCGGCCGGCTTGGAGGACTTGATACCAATGCGGAAACGAGTCGAGCGACACGAGGCAAACCCAGCTCGCGAGCCTTCTTTTTTCTTTATTACCTTGGGGGGCCTCGACGGACCTAGGTGACTGGCGGCGAGCGGAGAGGTTGGAGGGCCGAGGAAACGTGAGGGAGGGGAATGGGCAGGAGGATCGAGCGGCGAGTCACCGCGCTCGCACAGAACGACGTTTCCGCCGTGGCGTGGACAAATGGACGTGGACAGAGGGTTGGTTGTGAACGGCTACCAGTTTATTATTGACGCATGGACTATGCATTTTGCCACCCCGCGAcggtcctcgtcgccgccttcgatGATGAGTTCTCGCTCGTTCCAGTGCCGGTGGAAGCGccgggcctcctcctcggtcgcgcaggcgacgacgaaccgGCTCCTGCGCTTCTCCATCGTGTCAAAGTCCCTGTACTCGGAAGACGACGGTACATCCTTGGTGACGGATCCGAACCCTGACCCGGCACCGCACCCTTCCTCCGGACGGCCGTGAATGCCTGGACTTGCCAGATGCTGCGGTGGACTGAGCTCCCATTCGCAATCCCGCTCGATGCCATCCTCGCGGATGAAGCGGGACAAGTCATCGGCCGAGAGCGTAGGCGGGTACACGTCCAGCAGCACAACCGGCGGCTTGTCGCCGTAGCCGAGGCCGCCAACTCGGTCGGCCAGGCCCTTGGCCCACGcgttcctcgtcgacacgcGTTTGCGATCGACGTCGACCGTCGGCTGCGACGCCGGGACGAGCGTAaaggcctcgagctcggcggccgggTCTGCGCCCGCGCTGGACTTTAGATGGGCGGGGATGGAGCTCTCCCAAAGGTCGTTGGGGGCGCTCAGCTTGTGGCGCGCCAGCCGGTGcagacggacgaggcggtCACGGTACGAGATGGCCGCCTGGGCGGTGGAGAAGGAGACGTGGTATCGACCGAGGGGTTCGAGCGTCGACGGGTTACGCTGCTGCTGAACTGATGGTGCGCGCACGTGTCAGCCGGAGGGAGGGAGCTGCTTCGAGTCTCGCATCACCGGTCGGGAGGGGAGGCATGCCCTGCTTGATGACGCTCCGCCAGTCGGAGAGGTCGTTGGGGGCGAGTCGGTAAAAGTCGCTGGCGTTGAGGTTGGGGCTGAGGCCGTGCAGGATGAGCATGACGCGGGAGTctcgcttcctcgccgtcgccgcgtccGGGCTTCGCAGGCTGGTTGGTGCAAAGGCGGCCTTGAGGGAGGCATTGGGCTCGCTGAGTGAGTCGAGAAGCGGCCTTGCCTCCTCGcagtcggccgccgtctcccGCGAACCGCGGGCCCTTGCCGTCTGGCGACTCGACGGCGCGTCGTCACTAGTCCCATcccgggccgtcgtcgagatgcagcggcgacgtcgagctggTGCAGTCGGTTTTGCTATCGTCGTGGCCTTGGTGGCCGAGAGCAACGCGCACGCGCGAGGGCAAATCATACGATCGATCGGGTGGAAGGGAATTGAGGTCGTCGGAAGTTTGGGCGCTGGAGAGGAATGATGGTGACGGCGTAGTAGCAGGCTTAGGATGGAGCTTGAAACGAATATACAGTGGAGTGTAGACAGGACGATGATAAATTCCCAGCgagcatacggagtacagcactaaCTACGTATAGCACGATGTCAGATGCTGGCAGTTTAGTTGTTCTTACGCTACCGGTCGGCGCTGGTGCGCTGATGACCCTGATTTCGGGCCAGTGCCTGCTCTCTGAATGCAGCAGGTGGATgttctgtacttacagtacttacagtgctgtattactgtacgtactccgtacatgcaagcgcatgtatacaagtaagtgcaagtacagatacaAAACATCCCCCATGGTGGTACTTGAGAgtgagcaagtacagagtgccGCGACCCTACTCGCGGTATTGCCcaaaagtacttgcatgtactaaTACTTGGGGCGCACGTACATCTGCTGTGGCGGCCCCACCATGGACGGCACTTCGACGTTCCCTCCACGTGCTCTGTGTGctcactgtactgtattccCCAGTGGAACAGCGACaacaatactccgtaatgccgtacttacaggtacGCCGTACTGTATAGTACGTCCTGCACTTGCGGCAAGTACTTCCAGGACGGACAGCAATGTCCAACATTCTCGCTCATCGCCAATATCATCTGCTAGGGTTGAACTGCTCCCCCTCGTTCTTCTGCCATGGTGCATCTCGAaaacgacggcgtcgatcGTGGGCCTGTCTTCGCTTTCTGCCGGTGCGGGCCCCAGTGGTTGCCGTGCCTCCCGCTCATCCTTATGCCGCCAGACCACTAGGTGCTGCCCGCGCTGTAGAGACAAAAATTCTAGAAGCCTGCTGGGAAGCTCCCATCTACACGTCAACATCCAATCTTTGAAACGCCCCCCTCCTGTCCTCTCTCTTCTTTTCTCCGCCCGCTACCATtcttcgacgaggacgactcCCTGACTGATCGATTCCCTCCCGTGCGAGTGGGCAATCCCTCGCGGATCATGGTCAAGAAGAGCATCGACGTCAAGGTCCGGCCTCTCGCCAACAACACAGGCCTCGAAAAGGCGTccctggccggcgccgcccgcGTCTACGTTACCAAAGACGCCCTCCTCTCGCTGTCCAACGGTCTCGAGAGCAGGCCATGCATTCTCGACAAGATTCCCGGTGATGGCGGGGAGCCACCCTTGCCCAAGAGGGAAGCCCTCCTCTGCGCCAACCCCCAGGGTATGAGTGCTCACGTCGTCCTCATGACCCGTGCCTTCCTCGAGGCCTCGGGCTTCAAGCTCGGTGACCAGCTGAGCATCTGCCTGACCGCTGCCGCCTCGGTgccggacgccgacgaggtggttgtcgaggacgtctcggacgaggacgacaagTCCTCGCTTGGTACAAAGTATGCTCCATGCTGGGAGCATTCCCTGAGCATCTCCATGAGTACGTCGCCGATGGTGGATTGCATATTATTCTTGCTCTCTTGCCGTTCTCGCTGACAGCCCGCAGATCGCGCCGAGATTGTGTTTCCTGGAATGGTGTTTGAGGGCGTAAATATCAATAAATTCCGCCGCAACTACAAAGTCCTCACCGTCAATGCACAAACGAACAACGTGGCCAAGTTCAAGCTCTCGTCCACAGCTTTGCGTATTTCCTCGTTACCGGCCGAAGaagaggtcgacgaggctgcaTTGCCGGCCGGCGAACTCACCGTCACGGGAATCCCCGGCTTGGCTGCCCAGATTAGCACCCTCAACAGCTTCCTCCGCGGATTCACACGCCCCTTTCTCCTCCCCGATGAGCGATCCTCCTGCGGTCTCGTCATACACGGCGGGCCCGGCACGGGGAAAACCTTGATTCTCAAACGGCTTGAGGCTACGAGATGGGGCAAGACGTACTGGGTCGAGCCGACGGACAAGATGTCGACCATGCGGGAGACGTTCAAGCTAGCGCGCGCCTCGGCGCCAAGTATCATCTTCATCGATGGCCTTGAAAAGATTACGGGAAAGGACCGCTCCAACCGCGAGTTTGTCATCGACATTCTCGCCAAGGAGCTCGGTTCCCTGTCCGCCGAGATACAGAGCACTCAGGCCCTTCCGCAGGTCGTGGTCATCGCTACCTGCCGGGACTATATGCTCGAGGTTCCCGAAGACCTTCAGAGGAGGCCCTACTTCCGCACAAACATCGCCCTCCCCATCCCTCGTGCCTCCGAGCGCCTCGAGATCCTCCGCTTTTACAACCCTGCCATCAGGCCCGAGGAGAAGGAAGCCTGTCTCGTGGGCATCTCCCAGAAGACGCATGCCTACAGCGGTGACGACCTTGTCAATCTGATCGAGGATGCAGCCAAATGCCTTCGGCGACGACTGGATGACATGGAGCTGGCGGACGATGCGAAACAGGAGCACCTTCTTACCACGATCGATATGGAGGCCGCCCTGCGCATCACCCGTCCCACCGCCATGCACGACATTAACCTCAAACCACCGACGATACACTGGAAGGACGTGGGCGGCCAAGAACCGCTCAAGAGGGTCCTCCAGCGCATGATCAAGAAGACCAAGGGCACCCAGCCGGCAGCGCTTCCCGTCCTCCGCCACCCACCCAAGGGCTTGCTGCTCTACGGCCCACCAGGCTGCTCCAAGACGCTTTCGGCccaggccatggccacggAGTCGGGCTTCAACTTCTTCGCCGTCAAGGGTGCCGAGCTGCTCAACATGTATGTCGGCGAGTCAGAGCGCGCCGTCCGCACTCTTTTTGAGCGCGCGAGAGCCGCCAGCCCGTCCATCATCTTCTTTGACGAGATCGACTCCATCGGCGGCCAGAGGGGTGGCGGGCccggcggcgcctcggcTGCTTCTCGAAgcaccggcgccgtcaaCATGCTGACCACCCTGCTGACCGAGATGGACGGCTTCGAGGCTCTCAcgggcgtcctcgtcctcgcggcCACGAACCggcccgaggccatcgacCCGGCCCTCATCCGGCCCGGCCGCTTTGACCAGGTGGTGTACGTGGGCCCGCCCGATGGTGTCGCCCGCGAGGCCGTCTTCACCGTCCACCTGCGCGGTCTTGCCGTCGCGGACGATATTGACATTCCCGAGCTCGCTCGCCGCGCCGACGGCTACTCGGGCGCTGAGATCAAGGCCATCATAAACGAGGCCggcttggccgtcgaggaaaggtacgacgacg of the Drechmeria coniospora strain ARSEF 6962 chromosome 01, whole genome shotgun sequence genome contains:
- a CDS encoding endoglucanase, whose protein sequence is MKFIVTAFGLSSLASAHTIFTTLFVNGKSQGDGTCVRMPLDGATSTGPVYPITGDDMACGRNGGDAVKFTCPAPRASTLTFQFRIWSNGEKPGVIDKSHLGPCAVYLKKVTDMYKDKPAGSGWFKIWEDGLDTKTGQWCVNRLIDNKGLLSVKLPAGLPSGYYLVRPEILALQNVPQGDPQFYLGCAQIFVQDGPQTELQIPSGHEASIPGHVNASTPGLTYNIYEKGQGEYLIPGPKVYIPGGYDGKDAKSEASGDGGAGAKQEQKQGKVPNDCVVKNANWCAKPLPAYETEDGCWAATKACYDQGQTCWDSAPPSGDANCKLWQDYCKTIEGACQARKTQGPPKFDGVEKTTPVSAEMLQPWNDVFKGQSGAGDGVKSVASTPSPMATTLVKVTSTSVPGGEEETTGVAGGEEEATGVPGGEDETAPKPTRTVTATYVGTLPTAVYPAPPDVAGSSSTGGFSSAVPVESETDPVKVSVDGRAGVGGQQDTAAADASRVLETVRSKVLGEGQSPQPPSRSTSGGPRRKATFDICTPTMIAGYLKRFERAITIRKGSLSSFFTSLSPFRSNFTLLQAASTPAGTPNREATFNFRRTVEKGVDDATGDVSAS
- a CDS encoding RAB/GTPase protein, with amino-acid sequence MMPNNRNYDFLIKLLLIGDSGVGKSCCLLRFSEDSFTPSFITTIGIDFKIRTIELDGKRVKLQIWDTAGQERFRTITTAYYRGAMGILLVYDVTDERSFNNIRTWFQNVEQHATEGVNKILIGNKCDWEDKRVVSQEQGQALADELGIPFLEVSAKSNINIDKAFYNLAADIKKRLIDSSKNDPSAGSGINVGDKGDGGMGGKCC
- a CDS encoding hypothetical protein (related to AAA family ATPase), whose amino-acid sequence is MVKKSIDVKVRPLANNTGLEKASLAGAARVYVTKDALLSLSNGLESRPCILDKIPGDGGEPPLPKREALLCANPQGMSAHVVLMTRAFLEASGFKLGDQLSICLTAAASVPDADEVVVEDVSDEDDKSSLGTKYAPCWEHSLSISMNRAEIVFPGMVFEGVNINKFRRNYKVLTVNAQTNNVAKFKLSSTALRISSLPAEEEVDEAALPAGELTVTGIPGLAAQISTLNSFLRGFTRPFLLPDERSSCGLVIHGGPGTGKTLILKRLEATRWGKTYWVEPTDKMSTMRETFKLARASAPSIIFIDGLEKITGKDRSNREFVIDILAKELGSLSAEIQSTQALPQVVVIATCRDYMLEVPEDLQRRPYFRTNIALPIPRASERLEILRFYNPAIRPEEKEACLVGISQKTHAYSGDDLVNLIEDAAKCLRRRLDDMELADDAKQEHLLTTIDMEAALRITRPTAMHDINLKPPTIHWKDVGGQEPLKRVLQRMIKKTKGTQPAALPVLRHPPKGLLLYGPPGCSKTLSAQAMATESGFNFFAVKGAELLNMYVGESERAVRTLFERARAASPSIIFFDEIDSIGGQRGGGPGGASAASRSTGAVNMLTTLLTEMDGFEALTGVLVLAATNRPEAIDPALIRPGRFDQVVYVGPPDGVAREAVFTVHLRGLAVADDIDIPELARRADGYSGAEIKAIINEAGLAVEERYDDDETGTARFELAMDDLIAAMDKTPRRITREMVESYEDWHLQFTSRLK